A single window of Thermodesulfobacteriota bacterium DNA harbors:
- a CDS encoding HNH endonuclease has translation MAERSGKNRRGSPFRDTGTGEADIKREKNKARELRQSQWWKGRLSRGVCYYCGQTVPPSELTMEHIVPISRGGKTTRNNVVPACKDCNTKKNRLVPVEWEEYLARLGGDKP, from the coding sequence ATGGCTGAACGATCAGGAAAGAACAGGCGCGGCTCCCCTTTCCGGGACACAGGCACCGGCGAAGCGGACATAAAACGGGAAAAGAACAAGGCCCGGGAGCTGCGGCAGAGCCAGTGGTGGAAAGGACGGCTTTCCAGGGGCGTCTGTTATTACTGCGGCCAGACCGTGCCGCCGTCGGAGCTGACCATGGAGCACATTGTTCCCATCTCCCGGGGGGGCAAAACCACCCGGAACAACGTGGTCCCGGCCTGCAAGGATTGCAACACCAAAAAAAACCGGCTGGTGCCGGTGGAATGGGAAGAGTATCTGGCCCGTCTGGGAGGAGACAAGCCGTAG